Proteins from a single region of Undibacterium sp. KW1:
- the ftrA gene encoding transcriptional regulator FtrA, which yields MKPHLVVALAYDQLCTFEFGCTVELFALNRPELGVEWYDFAVCAAEPGKLRAAGGITVEVPHGLDMLDQADTIIIPGWRDADETPPPALLGKIRLAHARGARICTICSGVFILAAAGILDGKTVTTHWRYAEKLLRRYPEIKVQANALYVDQGQIMTSAGSAAGLDMLLHLVRKDYGAKVANMVAQRLVVPPHREGGQAQFVPRPMPADEHARLAKLMDWVRSNPALPHNLASMAEKAAMSTRTLQRHFKDSTGMAPGEWLIRERVAIAKELLESPATSLPQIAELAGFGSEESLRRHFRRIVANSPGNYRKQFSVDAQTPA from the coding sequence ATGAAACCACATCTTGTCGTCGCCCTTGCCTATGATCAATTGTGTACCTTTGAATTTGGCTGCACGGTTGAACTGTTTGCCCTGAACCGCCCGGAACTAGGTGTGGAATGGTATGACTTTGCTGTTTGCGCTGCGGAACCCGGCAAATTGCGGGCCGCTGGCGGTATCACGGTAGAAGTGCCACATGGCCTGGACATGCTGGATCAGGCCGACACTATCATCATCCCTGGCTGGCGTGATGCCGATGAAACGCCACCGCCAGCTTTGCTGGGCAAAATTCGCCTAGCACATGCGCGTGGTGCGCGTATCTGTACAATCTGCTCTGGCGTGTTCATCCTCGCTGCTGCTGGCATACTCGATGGCAAAACCGTCACTACCCACTGGCGCTATGCAGAAAAATTGCTAAGACGCTATCCAGAAATCAAGGTACAGGCAAACGCCTTGTATGTAGATCAGGGGCAGATCATGACTTCAGCAGGTTCTGCCGCCGGACTGGATATGCTGCTGCATCTGGTGCGCAAGGATTATGGTGCGAAGGTAGCCAATATGGTCGCACAGCGCCTTGTGGTACCGCCACATCGCGAAGGTGGGCAGGCACAGTTTGTACCACGCCCCATGCCCGCAGATGAACATGCACGCCTGGCCAAGTTAATGGACTGGGTCAGATCCAACCCCGCCCTGCCGCATAATCTGGCCTCGATGGCAGAAAAAGCAGCCATGAGTACCCGCACGCTGCAACGCCATTTCAAGGACAGCACAGGTATGGCGCCAGGTGAATGGCTGATACGTGAACGCGTCGCCATCGCCAAGGAATTGCTGGAGTCACCAGCGACCAGCCTGCCACAGATCGCTGAGCTGGCAGGCTTTGGCTCGGAAGAATCTCTGCGCCGCCACTTCCGCCGCATCGTTGCGAACAGTCCCGGCAATTATCGCAAGCAATTTTCTGTTGATGCGCAAACACCCGCTTAA
- a CDS encoding glucokinase produces the protein MNGEMLSNNPKKSCNAGPRLLADIGGTNARFALEINSHEFNAIAVLPCNAYPDLQSAIAAYLSSPEVLAVCQSTVKNAAIAIANPVDGDVVRMTNHHWTFSIESLRQAAGFDNLLVVNDFTALAMALPHLAANERVQIGGGHAQPNRAIGLIGPGTGLGVSGIIPSGGHWVALSSEGGHVSFSPSSELEIAILREVWKEYPHASAERLISGMGLELMYRILAQMDKQADTEAMNAADITRRALDGSCAICTRTVDYFCAMLGTIAGNLAMTLGATGGVYIGGGIVPRLGEFFTQSAFRQRFEAKGRFADYLAQIPTYLITAEYPAFLGVSAILNERLSLDGHADT, from the coding sequence ATGAATGGTGAGATGTTGAGCAATAATCCAAAAAAATCATGCAATGCCGGCCCACGCTTGCTGGCAGACATAGGCGGCACCAATGCACGTTTCGCATTGGAAATAAATAGCCACGAATTTAATGCTATTGCTGTATTGCCATGCAATGCCTATCCTGACTTGCAATCTGCCATCGCCGCCTATTTATCCAGTCCTGAAGTGCTGGCCGTATGTCAGTCAACGGTAAAAAACGCGGCCATCGCCATCGCCAATCCTGTTGATGGCGATGTGGTGCGTATGACCAATCATCACTGGACTTTTTCCATAGAATCTTTACGGCAGGCTGCCGGGTTTGATAATCTGCTGGTCGTCAATGACTTCACCGCTCTGGCAATGGCCTTGCCGCATCTGGCTGCTAATGAGCGTGTACAGATAGGTGGCGGCCATGCCCAGCCCAATCGCGCCATAGGTTTGATCGGTCCCGGTACCGGCCTGGGTGTGTCTGGCATCATTCCCTCTGGCGGGCACTGGGTCGCATTGTCCAGTGAAGGTGGGCATGTGAGTTTTTCTCCCAGCAGTGAGTTGGAGATAGCAATTCTGCGCGAGGTCTGGAAAGAATATCCGCATGCCTCCGCTGAAAGATTGATCTCAGGCATGGGTCTGGAATTGATGTACCGCATCCTGGCGCAAATGGATAAACAGGCCGATACTGAAGCAATGAATGCAGCCGATATCACCCGTCGCGCACTGGATGGCAGTTGTGCAATCTGCACACGCACCGTCGATTATTTTTGCGCCATGCTGGGCACTATCGCCGGTAACCTGGCCATGACACTGGGAGCGACTGGTGGTGTATATATAGGTGGCGGCATCGTACCTCGTCTGGGTGAGTTTTTTACCCAGTCAGCTTTTCGCCAGCGCTTTGAAGCGAAGGGGCGCTTTGCCGATTATCTGGCACAAATACCGACTTACCTGATCACGGCAGAGTATCCTGCATTTTTGGGAGTTTCTGCAATATTGAATGAGCGGTTGTCCCTGGACGGCCATGCGGATACTTGA
- a CDS encoding alpha-1,6-glucosidase domain-containing protein has product MFFEQAIAHAKSRLSFLLACVLATCAATCGSHAVASDAPDTDLAACNAGPFESTLSPAAMPATEARAYWLSSKLIRWPGLAADSKVRLYISRTAQLKLSKGTKPSGFDEVASLTASDATLDSGIAKRFAYIGSGKVYELAHISLQELRSLQQSQVMVVAEDNEGRVIDYTGLQIAGALDDLYKTAGSLNDYGASIRKAAATNKTQTQFRVWAPTAQRVSICLYPDGKAKSTNILPMQSDTDTGNWQASAGVDLSGKYYTYLIDVYVPGRGLVRNRVTDPYSISLTTDSKRSYIADLSSSKLKPLGWDEQTPNTKVKNQIDMQVYELHVRDFSINDTTVRPAWRGKYLAFGETNSNGMRHLQALSAAGMTDIHLLPVFDFATVAEAGCQTPVIKGKADGEEQQKIATQYADKDCYNWGYEPYHYNAPEGSYATDASDGARRIIEFRKMVMALHKAGLRVGMDVVYNHTAGAGQTAYSVLDRIVPGYYQRLNQLGQIERSTCCDNTATENAMMAKLMSDSVLLWAQHYKIDSFRFDLMGHQPRQVMEDMQARLLRETGRQIQFLGEGWNFGEIADGKRFVQASQLSLNGSGIGSFSDRARDAIRGGGHGDAGEGIVKNQGYINGLFYMPNALADKARPQQDLLRAADMLRLGLAGSVRNFSMQTFDGKTRQLQDIDYAGQPAGYASQPGEVVNYVENHDNQTLFDINAYRLPLDTSSADRARIQALALATTAFSQGVAYYHAGVDILRSKSMDSNSFNSGDWFNRLDWSYGDNYFATGLPPEKDNAQFYPYIKAALKQTNIKPTRADIAYSRDQFRDLLQIRASSSLFRLSTASDIAQRLHFYNTGPTQNPLLIAAHLDGRQLAGANFDYVMYFINISSQTQSLTIDGQSQRSYQLHPTHLLTQAADKRVAAEAKYESISGRFTIPALSAVVFVGQ; this is encoded by the coding sequence TTGTTTTTTGAACAAGCCATTGCACATGCAAAGAGCCGCCTCAGCTTTTTGCTGGCGTGCGTACTCGCGACTTGTGCCGCAACTTGTGGCAGCCATGCCGTCGCCAGCGATGCGCCAGACACAGACCTTGCTGCATGCAATGCAGGTCCATTTGAGAGCACATTATCGCCAGCCGCGATGCCAGCTACAGAAGCACGTGCCTATTGGCTTTCCAGCAAGTTAATACGCTGGCCTGGCTTGGCAGCGGACAGCAAAGTCAGGCTATACATCTCCAGGACAGCTCAACTCAAACTCAGCAAGGGCACTAAACCAAGCGGCTTTGATGAAGTAGCTTCACTGACCGCATCAGACGCGACACTAGACAGTGGTATTGCGAAACGCTTTGCCTATATCGGATCGGGCAAGGTATATGAACTTGCACATATCAGTTTGCAAGAATTACGCTCATTGCAGCAATCCCAAGTAATGGTCGTCGCAGAAGACAATGAAGGCCGGGTTATTGATTACACGGGCTTGCAAATTGCAGGTGCGCTCGATGATTTATACAAGACAGCAGGCAGCCTCAATGATTACGGCGCCAGCATTCGCAAGGCAGCAGCCACCAATAAAACGCAGACACAATTCCGGGTCTGGGCACCGACGGCGCAACGGGTTTCGATTTGTCTATACCCAGATGGCAAAGCCAAATCTACAAACATACTGCCCATGCAATCCGATACCGATACAGGCAACTGGCAGGCCAGTGCCGGGGTGGATTTATCCGGCAAGTATTACACCTACCTGATCGATGTTTACGTGCCAGGCAGGGGCCTGGTGCGTAATCGCGTTACCGACCCCTACTCCATCAGCCTGACGACAGATTCAAAGCGCAGTTATATCGCTGACCTGTCTTCCAGCAAATTAAAACCCCTGGGCTGGGACGAGCAAACGCCAAACACCAAAGTAAAAAATCAGATCGACATGCAAGTCTATGAATTGCATGTACGGGATTTTTCCATCAATGACACAACGGTGAGACCTGCCTGGCGTGGCAAGTACCTGGCCTTTGGCGAAACAAACTCGAATGGCATGCGGCATTTGCAAGCTCTGAGCGCAGCGGGTATGACAGACATCCATTTACTCCCTGTCTTTGACTTTGCCACGGTAGCAGAAGCAGGTTGCCAGACACCCGTCATCAAGGGCAAAGCCGATGGCGAAGAACAACAAAAAATCGCTACGCAATATGCCGACAAAGATTGTTATAACTGGGGTTATGAGCCCTATCACTATAATGCGCCCGAGGGTAGCTATGCCACCGATGCCAGCGATGGAGCCAGGCGCATCATCGAATTCAGGAAAATGGTCATGGCCTTGCACAAGGCAGGTTTGCGCGTAGGCATGGACGTGGTTTACAACCATACTGCAGGGGCCGGACAAACTGCCTACTCAGTATTGGACCGCATCGTCCCCGGCTACTATCAGCGCCTGAACCAGCTCGGACAAATAGAACGCTCCACCTGCTGCGACAATACCGCCACAGAAAATGCCATGATGGCCAAGCTGATGAGCGATTCTGTACTCTTGTGGGCACAGCATTACAAAATTGACTCCTTCCGTTTTGATCTGATGGGACACCAACCCAGACAGGTAATGGAAGACATGCAAGCCAGGTTGTTACGAGAAACCGGACGCCAGATTCAGTTCCTCGGGGAAGGCTGGAATTTTGGTGAAATTGCGGACGGCAAGCGCTTTGTCCAGGCATCGCAGCTATCACTGAATGGCAGTGGCATAGGCAGCTTCAGCGACCGCGCCCGCGATGCCATACGCGGTGGCGGCCATGGCGATGCAGGCGAAGGCATAGTGAAAAACCAGGGTTACATCAATGGCCTGTTTTATATGCCAAACGCCCTGGCCGACAAGGCCAGGCCACAGCAGGATCTTTTGCGCGCAGCCGACATGCTCAGGCTGGGCCTGGCAGGCTCAGTACGCAACTTCAGCATGCAGACCTTTGATGGCAAGACCAGGCAGTTACAGGACATCGATTATGCTGGTCAGCCTGCAGGCTATGCCAGCCAGCCTGGAGAAGTCGTCAACTATGTAGAGAACCACGACAACCAGACCCTGTTCGACATCAATGCCTATCGCCTGCCGCTGGACACCAGCAGCGCAGACCGCGCCCGCATTCAGGCTTTGGCCCTGGCAACAACAGCGTTCAGCCAGGGTGTGGCCTACTACCATGCGGGCGTCGATATCCTGCGCTCCAAGTCTATGGACAGCAATAGCTTCAATTCCGGTGACTGGTTTAACCGGCTGGACTGGAGCTATGGCGACAATTATTTCGCGACAGGCTTGCCACCAGAAAAAGACAATGCCCAGTTTTACCCTTACATCAAGGCGGCACTGAAGCAGACGAATATTAAACCGACCCGCGCAGATATTGCCTATAGTCGCGATCAATTCCGTGATTTATTGCAGATCAGGGCCAGTTCCAGCCTGTTCAGATTATCGACAGCGTCCGATATCGCACAGCGCCTGCATTTCTATAATACAGGTCCCACGCAAAATCCCTTGCTGATAGCAGCGCATCTGGATGGCAGGCAATTGGCAGGGGCAAACTTTGACTATGTCATGTATTTCATCAATATCAGCTCACAGACGCAATCATTAACCATAGACGGACAAAGCCAGCGCAGCTATCAATTGCATCCTACACATTTGCTTACACAAGCAGCAGATAAACGTGTGGCAGCAGAAGCGAAGTATGAGAGTATCAGCGGGCGGTTTACAATTCCCGCTCTGAGTGCCGTGGTCTTTGTAGGACAATAG
- a CDS encoding alpha-amylase family glycosyl hydrolase, with protein MNNSNKEQASDWWRDAVIYQVYPRSFSDSNGDGIGDLPGITSKLDYIASLGVDIVWISPFFTSPMKDFGYDVADYCDVDPIFGTLADFDALLKRAHELGLKIMIDQVLSHCSEVHPWFVESRKSRDNPKADWYVWANPKADGSPPNNWLSVFGGSAWQWDARRRQYYMHNFLVSQPDLNFHHPEVQQAHLDNMRFWLQRGVDGFRLDACNFHFHNQSLRDNPPSQVRDNKTVQDNNPYGMQAHIHDKTQPENLVFLEKIRSLLNEYGAIAIGEVGADDSLAVMADYTADGNKLQMAYSFNLLTATYSAAYIRQQVEEYEARVKGGWVSWSVGNHDSVRVMTRWGGAGATPQFAKMLLAMQMALKGTPCLYQGDELALTEADIAYEDIQDPYGITFWPEFKGRDGCRTPMPWQVDQVNAGFSSGKPWLPVPAEHAAHAVSAQDQNDQSVLNFARHILAWRKKYPQLSRGEISFFDAPEPVLAIRRDLTGSNTLFAAFNLGNQSVSFNWPATQNAVQLKDAGLPGQVTDGQVELPAYGAWFGELLMK; from the coding sequence ATGAATAACTCTAACAAAGAGCAAGCAAGCGACTGGTGGCGTGATGCCGTGATTTACCAGGTCTATCCGCGCAGTTTTTCAGACAGTAATGGCGATGGCATAGGTGATTTGCCTGGTATTACTTCCAAACTTGATTACATTGCCAGCCTGGGCGTCGATATCGTCTGGATTTCGCCTTTCTTCACATCGCCGATGAAAGACTTTGGTTACGATGTGGCAGACTATTGCGATGTCGATCCCATCTTTGGCACGCTGGCAGATTTTGATGCCTTGCTCAAGCGCGCACATGAACTGGGTTTGAAGATCATGATAGACCAGGTCTTGTCGCACTGTTCGGAAGTGCACCCCTGGTTTGTGGAAAGTCGCAAGAGCCGCGACAATCCCAAGGCCGACTGGTATGTCTGGGCCAATCCCAAGGCTGACGGCTCGCCCCCCAATAACTGGTTATCCGTATTTGGCGGCTCTGCCTGGCAGTGGGATGCACGTCGTCGTCAATACTATATGCATAATTTCCTGGTCAGCCAGCCTGACCTGAATTTCCACCATCCTGAAGTGCAACAGGCGCATCTCGACAATATGCGTTTTTGGCTGCAGCGTGGTGTGGATGGTTTCCGTCTTGATGCCTGCAATTTCCATTTCCATAACCAGTCTTTGCGGGATAATCCACCCAGCCAGGTGCGTGATAACAAGACCGTGCAGGACAATAACCCTTATGGCATGCAGGCGCATATCCATGACAAGACGCAGCCAGAGAATCTGGTTTTCCTGGAAAAAATCCGCAGCTTGTTGAATGAATATGGCGCGATCGCCATCGGTGAAGTAGGGGCCGATGATTCGCTGGCAGTGATGGCAGATTACACCGCCGATGGCAATAAATTGCAGATGGCCTATAGCTTCAATTTGCTGACAGCGACGTACTCTGCTGCCTACATACGCCAGCAAGTGGAGGAATACGAAGCGCGGGTCAAAGGTGGTTGGGTATCCTGGTCTGTGGGTAACCATGATTCTGTACGCGTTATGACACGCTGGGGTGGGGCAGGAGCAACTCCGCAATTTGCCAAAATGCTGCTGGCCATGCAAATGGCCTTGAAAGGCACACCCTGCCTGTATCAGGGGGATGAGCTGGCGCTGACAGAAGCCGACATCGCCTATGAAGATATACAAGACCCGTATGGCATTACTTTCTGGCCAGAATTCAAGGGCCGCGATGGTTGCCGCACGCCCATGCCCTGGCAGGTAGATCAGGTAAATGCCGGTTTCAGTTCTGGCAAACCATGGTTGCCAGTGCCGGCGGAACATGCTGCACATGCAGTTTCTGCGCAAGATCAGAATGATCAATCTGTCTTGAATTTTGCCCGCCATATCCTGGCCTGGCGCAAAAAATATCCACAGCTTAGCCGGGGAGAAATCAGCTTCTTCGATGCCCCTGAACCTGTATTGGCGATACGCCGTGACCTGACTGGCAGCAATACTCTGTTCGCAGCATTTAATCTGGGAAATCAGTCTGTCAGTTTTAACTGGCCAGCAACTCAGAATGCAGTGCAATTGAAGGACGCTGGCTTGCCAGGGCAAGTCACCGATGGTCAGGTGGAATTACCAGCCTACGGTGCATGGTTTGGTGAGCTACTAATGAAGTAA
- a CDS encoding DUF2798 domain-containing protein, which produces MRKLPARYAGLVMPFLLSILMTFIVSFISTLRSVGLVDHFLQIWMGSWALSWVFAFPTLLLVLPLVRRMTSMLVETPG; this is translated from the coding sequence ATGCGTAAATTGCCAGCACGTTATGCCGGATTGGTCATGCCCTTCCTTTTATCAATACTGATGACCTTTATTGTCTCTTTCATCAGTACCTTGCGCAGTGTTGGATTAGTGGATCATTTCTTGCAAATCTGGATGGGTTCCTGGGCATTGTCCTGGGTATTTGCGTTTCCCACCTTGTTGCTGGTTTTGCCCCTGGTCAGGCGTATGACCAGCATGCTGGTTGAGACACCGGGTTAA